Proteins encoded together in one Camelina sativa cultivar DH55 chromosome 9, Cs, whole genome shotgun sequence window:
- the LOC104710634 gene encoding uncharacterized protein LOC104710634 produces MEQYDDSSAYTASFSPSFSTYSGDRLAEIAERVCYREKSDEEFEFSLAAAAATSSPDDGGLVFPVFNQNLISGETLPEEKAVIIPLKDLFLRERNEQPPQEETYSSSSDDDDDEDEDEFDEIPSEIYCPWTPARSTAEMSPSGGCRKSKSTGSSSTSSWSTKRWRLRDLLKRSKSDGKHSLKFLNPVVDESTKKTSEKKKKEKVVTAVSAHEKFYLRNKAMKEEDKRKSYLPYKQDLVGLFSNINRYGKSFPPF; encoded by the coding sequence ATGGAGCAATACGATGATTCTAGCGCTTACACGGCGTCGTTTTCACCTAGCTTCAGTACTTATTCCGGCGATCGACTAGCGGAGATCGCCGAACGAGTTTGTTACAGAGAGAAATCAGACGAAGAATTCGAGTTTTCGTTGGCGGCTGCGGCGGCGACGTCTTCTCCCGACGACGGTGGACTCGTTTTCCCTGTTTTTAACCAGAATCTAATCTCCGGCGAAACATTGCCAGAGGAGAAAGCCGTTATAATTCCGTTGAAGGATCTGTTCCTCCGTGAACGCAACGAGCAACCACCGCAGGAAGAAACGTATTCATCCTCCtctgacgacgacgacgacgaggaTGAGGATGAGTTCGACGAGATTCCAAGCGAGATCTATTGTCCGTGGACACCGGCGAGATCCACGGCGGAGATGTCACCAAGCGGAGGATGCAGAAAAAGCAAATCTACAGGCTCTTCTTCTACATCGTCATGGTCAACGAAACGGTGGCGTTTGAGAGACCTTCTCAAGAGAAGTAAAAGCGATGGTAAACACTCGCTCAAATTCTTGAATCCAGTAGTAGACGAATCTACGAAGAAGActtcggagaagaagaagaaggagaaagtaGTTACGGCGGTATCAGCACATGAGAAGTTTTATCTGAGGAATAAAGcgatgaaagaagaagacaagagaaaaTCATATTTGCCGTACAAGCAAGATCTTGTTGGACTTTTCTCTAACATTAATCGTTACGGCAAATCTTTCCCACCGTTCTGA